GCAGCTAAAACATGACCAAGAAACAATTCGTATTATTTTCGCTCACAGCCAGCCAATCGATACGTACTTATGGGATTCTTTCACCTATATAAGGGGATACTGGGTCCAGAAGGTCTAAAAGAGTGTAATCTCATTTGTGATTAGATACACTGTcaacaaaatttgtaataattaaaaactttaaaatctaTTGTACGTTGTACATATGGAAGACGATACCGTATGCCGAGTTCCACACAAGTGCGGAAACTTTTGACTGTTATTTCCTAGAGGATGGCCAGGACCTTAAGCGTCTGCTGCCAACAAAGTATCTCCCCTATTGTACAACTAACTAACTCCAATTTCTGTACTCTGTTACATTTTAAAATAGGAAATATACGTCCAAATGAAACACGAAGTCTCTCTTGTTAGGCATGAATTATGTACACAAAaggatgattttttaaccattgctGCCTGCTTAAGTCAGCCTTGATGTTCTCGCTTTAATACCAAGGCacttaaaggttttttttgcaacaatgtaaaataaattttgaattaaaagaaCCATTTCGATGTTTATACCAGAATTTTCATTCACATTTGCTATATCGGACTTACTTTGTTTCAGAGTTGTTTGGCGTGACGTAATTTTAGAGAAGCTATGAGAGAGAAAGACGGCCGCTATAGCCGATATCGTTGCCGGACCACATTCGGTGTCGCCCGGGCATGAAACTCCGCATGATAGAAagagttttttataatagcaatcgtccctgttgttgttgttgttgttgttgttgtttttgtagcagcataaacattccccatatttacatacggggattgctgctggagtgacagtccttggccggatataaatccgggtcgtttcggtaacgtagaaccgactgtcgtggaaacggcaATCGTTCCCCGGCATACATGGTTTGCTATCTGATCACAGCAAAGATCGCGTAAGCACATGAGAGAGAgctttatgaaaagctttttcatgacaatcGTTTTAATAGCAATCGTCTCTCGGCGTACAATAGCCAACCATGCATCATCCTGCATACTTGTCACTCAGCATACATGGTTTGATATTGTACGCCGGGGAACGATTGCTATTAGAACGattaaaaagcttttcataaagcTCTCCCTCATGAGCTTGCACCATCTTTGCTGTGATCAGAATGGCTTGTCATTCCATACtgctcattaaatttttcattttacgcaATTCACTTTCGGACTGCTATTAACAGCTTTCGTAGTGATGTAAAACGAACACTTGAAAAGTGCAATTTTATCCTGTTgaactttatatttatttattcattattctgCGAAGTATATAGAAAATGTTAGGCTCTTGAAGCGAATTTCGGCCGAGCCATTCGTTAGTTAGAAGCATAAATCGTCCTGAAAAATTGGGTTGACGCGATCGCTTCTGTGACTAGCACTCGGGCTACTCTTTTTACAAGACAGATTGCTATTTAAAATCGAATCAGTCAATAACCACGGTCACCTATCCTATGACAGTTGTAttctaaaaggtcaaaaaagtaGTTAGTGATTTTCTCATTAGCAAAGTAGTCttatagaaagaaaaaattgcattaaataattacactagtaataaaagttttcttaaaaaGTGATACCTCGTTAACAAAGTGCTCTTAAGACTAGTTAAGACTGAACACGAACGCCTGTATCGCAAGAAGTGCTATTCCGATAGACGCCACGCAAAGAGACTAAACAAACAGGCTCTCGAACAATATCGGTAATAGGTTTATTTTATTCACTTCCTGGACTTTTTGTTGGCAATACATAGCTGCAAAAAGGCCTAGAACAGATTACTTGCCCATATCTCGAAAACGCTTCTTTGGAAAAATAactgaaactcatttttgtgttCAACGACCCTTATTTTTTCCTGAAAACTGTGTAGTGTTGCTAATAATTtggattgaaaatttaaataggtacattttaaatttttttaatatattataaaaagttataaaatattttctgctgaACTTTGTTAATTCACATGAAGAGTaattataaattgtaaataattataatatacaattaaagCAATTAGCAGCAATGGCTTTCGGCCAGTGCTGAACTTAATTGCcaatttttatatcatttttttattttaaaaatatttattttccgctaaactttaaatgcaaatttaattgttCTCCTATATTTCACTCTATCTCTCCCAtagatttaatataatttaacacAATAACAACCAAGAACGTCATTGCACTTTCGCATACTACTCACACTTTTACGTCGCTACGCCGCAATTACGAGTCTCCCAGCCGCAGCAAAGCCGCTTTGAAGAACTCCTTGAagttataaaagaaaatcaaaaacataaaatggtGCTGGTATTGAACGGTGTCTTGCAGGACGATTGTCCTATGGACACAAACAGTCTCTTCCTGCAACACCCTGTTTACAGAGATTATGCCCAACAATTACTATCCATACCCACAAAATCGGTGGGCCCGGTGGGGCTACTCTATGTGGGCCAACGTGAAATGGCCGCTGCAGCGCCGCACGACAAGAACATCAACATTATTGGCGCCGACGATGCCACAACATGCATTATAGTTGTGGTCAGACATTCAGGTATGTAAGCGCAACAATAATGCATAGGAAAACACGTagacgcatatgtatatatgtacataagtcacacatactatgtatatatgtatgtatgcatgcaagcAAGACTTAGTTGTTATTTGTTGCCTTTGTTCAAATTGGCTTCATTTTACGAAAAACGAAAGATGCTTTTCTTTCCATATTCACTGAGCTTGCCATTCATGTAACAAAAGTATTTCTTATGTTTGCTCATCTTTGatccttttttcttattttatgccCTTGGTCGTTAATGTTGACGTTGCCGTTGCATAGGTTCAGGCGCTGTGGCTTTGGCGCACTTTGATGGCACTGGTGTGGATGAGGCTGTTTGCACAATGGTCGCACGCGTTCAAGAGTTGGCCTTAGGTTATCCGGAGGGACGTATTGAGTTGCAATTAATTGGTGGCTACCGAGATCCGCAAGGATACGGCGAGGATGTATTCTATAGCATAATGCGTAAGTACAATTGAATTTATGGCAAGTATGTAAAAGTGGAAATGGTGCCCAAGGAAAAGGATGATTTCAAAGTTcacaaaaaataagaatttgcatatttaagCAACGTAATAGAAGACGTTTAAGATCATCATAAGGTATTTTGAAGACGAACCAAAATAGTTTGAGACTTAAagtgaaaattataattaaagttttctaagaaattctattaaaaattttcaaaagaaatttcactAATTTTGCGCAAAGTTTTAGCTAATAGTTTCgtgttttggaaatatttaacCCGGCAGCTAGCGTTAAAATTCAATGCCAGTTGAATTCTTGTTTTTGAttggcgataaccgcttacgagaTTTTGGCCGACTATGTCAATTGTCTTAGTGCATTGAAACaactattcgttttttttattacagtatatacaatttttactttgatttactgaaataagaaaaattacttttaaacgtaaaatatatttaaatttagtgaAACACAACGAATAGAAtcaaaaatgatagaacaaaTGTCACGCAGACTGAGATGGAAATTTCATTGGAATTTCCTGAGCTATAAATTAAGAGGAGATGCGACAGATAACTGAATGGAAAGTATCAAAGAAGTCAGTTTttacaattgaaaatttaaagttaagttaggttgatgtaaaaattggaaaataatggGAAGAAAAGTTATTTgttaaacaaacaaatgtaGACAATCGTCTAGAAAGAGGTTAGCTCAACAACTGGTTcagtcaaattcactgagaaacGAGAAAGGTGTTGCCGCCTCTTACACAGCCTTCGTTACTCTCTCAGATATGGAATAAAATTGGGCGGCCCTTCATCATCAAGAGCTGAAGAACGGTGacggacatttttttttactgctgaGGAAATGTTCACCGTTGTTCAGAACGATAGATAAAGCATCGCGTGTTTTTTAGCTGAATTATCTATATCGggaactatggtttgacagctgagtaTGGCAAACTGTGAATCGTTTAAACTCAGAACAACAATTCcaaatagtagaaaaaaaataaatctgttcgcgaaattCAAAGAgctaaatgttgaagaaaacgACTCGTTCTCAACTTGTCGGCGTTTGTCTTTcgtttatttcgattttttttaatgcagctCGTGCAAGTATTGAAGTCAAATGTCCATCATTTGGATCACATCTTTGCCGATTGGgttcatatatttattattcagatattttcttttaattatatatagtaCGATGTTATAATAAGAAATGCATTCCAACCAACtgttttgtataatatattattttaagttctaaagctcttaaaaacacccGATGTATGCTCTCTGTTATTCCGAAATGCTTCTGAACTCATACTTAGagctcaaaaataaattaagtcgcACGAACTAAATCCGCCAGAGATCATATGCACTGGATACCCTAGCAAAGAAATCTAGTAGCTCTTGATCGGTCGAAGCAAATATTCAACGTTTGGGAACTGCTAAGTCGTTGATGTATGAGTCGTATTAGGGTTGTTTACGGGGGCTCAAAAATTCATGTCGGCAAAAAAATAGAATTGAACCGTGAAAATTTCCATGTgattatttttcaacaattttcgaCGTAGATTAACAAGGCGAGAATGCATTGATGAACTAAAAACATTATATGATGAGCAAGCACTGTCCTTTAGCACCGTAAAAAAGTGGTACATTGAGTTTAGTTATGGTCGCGATTCGTTCGCCGACGAATTCCGGGAAGATCGTCTAAGTTCAGTTATTGTGCCCAAAAATATCGATGCTGTGTTTTAAATGATTGAGCAAGATCGTCGTGTTACATACCTTGGGCATCAATGGCGAGCATCAATAAGATTTGGCATTTTCACCTTGTGGTAAGAAAGGTGCGTTCGCGTTTGAccccatttatttaaaaaaaactgcttGGAAACGCAACTGGACGAAGTACATACTTCGAAACTTGATTCTAGCGAAGTATATAGATCATCAtggggaatattttgaaaaactaaaaaaatcattGTCACCcatctattttcatttttccattGCTAGGCAAGAAATacaaatagcaaccctcgttaTTAATTATTAGCatataattcttttttgtttatattctaatattatatataatattatatttaaaaaaggatATACTATTCAGTGAAGTCAttgaataaattaatcaaattataAACCATATTAGgcaaaaaacattataaatacTCAGAAAACTAAACTGTAACAAACTATAACTTCCATTCTACTTATTCGCTATTCCTTCTTTAGAATCATTCCACAAGCATCATCTCGAGATCGATCTAACTCAAGCCTGCGTCGGTGAGTTGAACACTATACCGCGCGGCGATATCAACTACCCTATCATTTATGGTGTTGGCGTTAACATAAAAACCGGGGAAATATTCCCTGCCACATTCCCGGACAGAGGACCTGATAGGCAGTTGCGTGATGCACGAAATTTTATGGGTGCGCAAACGGtacgtattttttcttttgttttttattggatGTTCGACCAAGGACATTTTGGAGTGTATTTTATGTTGTTACAAcaacatttatttgtttctgtGAATTTTTGTCACGAGAAACAAGAAAATGTAGTCGGAtttgcgatatttttttatagttgagATAATGTGAAAGATGTTTGACTAACAATTTACTATTTATTCTACAAACTAATTTTAAATGACCTATGAAGAAATTCAGAAATTCAGAAATTCAGAAATTCAGCACtataagaaatacatttttgacacACTCAGCAATTCTTCCTGTGCTTTTCAATGAGCagctaatgttttttttttctttttttttttttgctatttgatGAGTGAATgtcaaagtaatatttttttgtttgaactgatttgattgaaattttgatatcaAACCGTCACCaaactgcaaaaattaaaaacatgtaaattttgtttttgtattactgCTATCATCTTGTCTGCATTCACCTCTTCTGGCAATAACCTATAAGATTTTTCATTGTAGTTAGTTGAAATTGGCattgattaaaataataacCGAACCGAATTGAACTACGGCCAATTTCAGCCGAAGCCGGGCCGAAGATTTTAAAGGGTCCaagaaaatacatatatgatttaaaaaataaataaaaaacaaaacaaagctcATAAGTTCCAATCGCTTTAATTTCATCTCGTAGCAATAACTTTTGTtggtaaaattaacaaaaacacttATTTTGGCGTGGGTGTATGCAGTAATTACTTGATACTCAcagttgaataattttattgtcGTGTAAAAACATTAGCTTATCGGCATTTTCACCTTACTAGCGGCCCGTCAGTCGGTTTATGACTGACTTTCAGCACTGAACAGTAGTCATACTAGAGTGAGGAGCGGATGATATTTCaaagcaatttcattttcaacaccagttttaaaaaaatttactatttgataaacatttttaaagacaaatatttaaaaaaatgttccgcCAAAATGCGGCCTTTTTCGGCCGAAACCGAATTGAACCCCTGTGGTAAAATGTGGGCGAAGTCCAGTAGGGTTTTGTAAGGAGCGTTTTTTCACTTGTGTACCTCCGAATAGTAGTTACACATCAATCCTTCGACTACGGCGTTTCTCTAATACCCTTCAAAAACTATTGCGCtgtaaagttgtatttattttgttattaaatataatttaatttattataaaatataactcTTGTATTTTTAACCGTAATAAAAACTCCGGAAACCAAATGCGTTTAGTAAGTCACttatgtaaattaattttttcatttacatatgttctgactaaataaatttcttaagacaaaaaatagatattataaataaataataaatattattataaataaataaaactaaagaaaaaacatagccatttagctgattttttcatgtaaaggtcaaaaatggtgatattttgaaatcgtGTATCTAGCTGTCGTTAAGATGCATTAGCAAGCTAACAATTTTCATACGgcgaaaataactttttaggaCACTACTCCAAGAGGAACGCAGCTATCTACCGAGGAGCGCGCTATTATGCTAGCTTAAATTGAATCGGGAGTCTCAATTCACAAAATAGCGCTAAAAGAAAACCGAAATAAATATAccattcaaaaatgaaaaatcctGTTGGATATAGATAAATTAATGGAACTGATTTATCAGATTTCTCTCAATATTACGAAGAGAGGAACATAGCAAATTTTGAGtgaagattttaatttaaaacaccaAAATAGACTGGCTGCACCGAAGTTACACCACGCCACAAAGCAACTAACTCGAATTCGTCGATAATTATAAGTTCTGGAATGATGATCATTTTtagctataaaaaattgtatctcgaTGGGTCTGTTGGTTGCCAAGAGTATTAGAGAGATATTCGCGATCCACGACAAACGCGTCACTTAGGATACTTCCACGGTGGGAACTTGTGACTTGGGGTGCTTTTAGCTACAAAAAATATTCCTGTGCTAAAGTGGTCCGTAGTTAGTCCAAACCTAAAACCGCTGGAGAACCCCTGGAGCATTCTTAGCAAGCAAGTTTATAAAGGCGGACGCCAGTTTAATAGTCTATTGCACCTTAAGAAAGCGGATGAGCAAGAATCGACCGTAGTGTCAATCGTAAATACGATGCCACGACCACtagtatcttcttcttcttcttaattggcgcgataaccgcttacgcgattttggccgagtttaacaaagcgcgccagtcgtttctttctcgtgctaaccggcgccaattggacacaccaagtgaagccaagtccttctccacctgatctttccaacgcagaggaggccttcctcttcctctactgccaccagctggtaccgcatcgaatactttcaaagccggagcgtttgtatccattcggacgacatgacccagccaacgtagccgctggatctttattcgctgcgctatgtctatatcgtcgtaaagctcatacagctcatcgttccatcgtctacgatattcgccgttgccaacgtgcaaaggtccaaaaatcttacgcagaatctttctctcgaacactccaagcgtcgcttcatcggatgttgacatcgtccaagcttctgcgccatacgtcaggacgggcatgatgagagtcttgtagagtgttagttttgttcgtcgagagaggactttactgctcaattgcctacttagtccaaagtagcacttgttggcaagagagattctacgttggatttcaaggctgacattgttatcggtgttaatgctggttcccaaatagacgaagtcctttacaacctcgaacttataactgtctacagtgacgtgggtgccgatacgcgagtgcgccgactgtttgtttgaagacaggaggtacttcgttttgtcctcgttcaccaccaaacccattcgctttgcctctttatccagtttggagaaggcagaactaacagcgcggttgttaaggccgatgatatcgatatcatcggcatacgccaacaattgtacgctcttataaaatattgtgcctgagcgattaagttctgcagctcgtacgatgctctccaacatcaggttaaagaagtcacacgacagcgagtcaccctgtctgaaacctcgtttggtatcaaacggctcggagaggtccttcccaattctgacggcgctactggtgttgagcaacgtcatcttacatagccgtattagttttgtggggataccaaattcagacatagcggcatacaggtaactcctttccgtactgtcgaatgcagctttgaagtcgacgaaaaggtggtgtgtgtcgattctcctttcatgggtcttttccaagatttggcgtattgtgaatatttggtcgatggtagactttccaggtctgaagccacactgataaggtccaatcagttggttgacggtgggcttcagcctttcacacaatacgctcgctagaaccttataggcgatatttagaagactaatcccgcggtaattggcacaaattgcaggatcgcccttcttatggattgggcagagcacacttaaattccaatcggcaggcatgctttcatccgaccatattttgcataggagttgatgcatgcaccttaccagctcctcgccgccatgtttgaatagctcagccggcagtccgtcggcgcccgcggctttgttgttctggagccgtgatattgctattctcacctcgtcatggtcgggtaacggaactacaattccgtcgtcatcgattggggtatcgggatcgattggggtatcgggatcttcaccaCTAGTATCACTTACAATAAATAACGGAGAACATACAAGCTATTACATGTTATTGTATattgttttcttaaaatttaatttaatcttaGTTTTGTCCCATGCATCTATTTCCTCTTACGTCCttggaaattattaaattttttcaataaaaggcTGAAATAAATCATTTAACATGTTTTATTCTTACTCTTGTTTTCATCCCTTATCCcgtaaagtaaaaagttttaacctctgattattttattacaaacaaaatttgtattcaatGCCCCAGCTATTTCGATTAGTGTATGTAAATCCTGGCTGTGTGTGTTTCCCGTGCATGGAAACgaattttg
The sequence above is drawn from the Anastrepha obliqua isolate idAnaObli1 chromosome 4, idAnaObli1_1.0, whole genome shotgun sequence genome and encodes:
- the LOC129243825 gene encoding protein N-terminal asparagine amidohydrolase, with protein sequence MVLVLNGVLQDDCPMDTNSLFLQHPVYRDYAQQLLSIPTKSVGPVGLLYVGQREMAAAAPHDKNINIIGADDATTCIIVVVRHSGSGAVALAHFDGTGVDEAVCTMVARVQELALGYPEGRIELQLIGGYRDPQGYGEDVFYSIMQSFHKHHLEIDLTQACVGELNTIPRGDINYPIIYGVGVNIKTGEIFPATFPDRGPDRQLRDARNFMGAQTVLDIYDSSLGMLRIGPFNYDPLRGADLWLSQTDEFLLQHLSTSPDVEPPHFTMQIRATIKFIQDNQFPAITVFRDNRPRYYRRDETTGCWTLVDD